The DNA region TTTCCATGTTTGGTCGTCTGGTCGGAGCCGGTCGATGAGCCTCGTGATCGATGACGTGCTTGTCCGCAACGATCCGGCCGGCCATCGCCTGCCGGTGCTGTTCGATTCGCCGCACAGCGGCAGCGTCTATCCCGCCGATTTCCAGGTGATCTGCCCGCTTCCCCTGCTGCGTCAGGCCGAGGACACCCATGTGGAGGAGCTGTTCGCCAGCGCTCCCGACCATGGCGCCACCCTGCTGTGCGCGCTGTTCCCCCGTACCTGCATCGACGTCAACCGCGCCGTTGACGACATCGACCCGGCGTTGATCGACGGCGACTGGCCGGCGCCGCTGCGTCCGACCCCGCGCAGCACGCTGGGCATGGGGCTGATCCGCAGCATGCTGCGGCCGGGCGTGCCGCTCTATGACGGGAAGCTGCCGGCCGCCGCGGTGGCCGACCGCATCGACCGCTATTACCGGCCGTACCATGCGCAGATGCGGCTGGCCCTGGACGGTCTGGCGGCGCGGTTCGGCGTGGTCTGGCACGTCAATTGCCATTCCATGCCATCGTCCTTGCGGCCGGACGGGCGCGACCCGCTGGCGGTGGATTTCGTCATCGGCGACCGCGACGGCACCACCAGCGAGCCGGGATTCGTCCGGCTGGTGGCGGAGACCCTGCGCGGTTTCGGCCATCGCGTGGCGATCAACGATCCCTACAAGGGGGTGGAACTGCTGGCGCGCTACGGCGAGCCGGCGCGCGGCCGCCATTCGATCCAGCTCGAGATCAACCGGCGCCTCTACATGAACGAGGACACGCTGGAACGCCACGACGGTTTCGTCCGGCTGAAGGGCGAGATCGACATGCTGATCCGCCGCATCGCCGACTATGCCGGCCAGCATGTCCTGGGCCGCGCCGCGGAATAGGGAACGCGTGACGGATCGCCCGCCGCCGGCGGCGGCGGGGTCCCGGCGGGCGGATTGGCGGGAGCTTGGCGGAGCCCGGTCAGTCCCGGTTCACCTGCTGCCGCGCGATGTCGAGGAACTGCGCCATCTGCTTCTCCACCCGGTGATCGGAGATGTCGACGCCGCGGGCGTGCAGGTCGGTGCGCAGCCGGTCGCGGATGTCGTGCGGGCCGGGGGTGGCGATGTCGGTGTCCACGATCTGGCGGGCATAGGCCTCGGCCTCGGCCCCGGACAGCCCCATCAGGTCGGCGGCCCATTCGCCGGCCAGCCGGTCGCGCCGGGCGCGGATGCGGAAGAGCAGGTCCTCGTCGTGCTGGAACTTGGTCTCGAAGGCCTTTTCGCGGTCGTCGAAGGTCGTCATGGGACCCAGGCTCCTTTATTGGTTTCACTCCCCTTGGTAAGGATTATATAGCCCGGACGCGGGGTCCGTCACTGTCCCGCCGCGTCGCAGCCGAAGATATTCCGCAACGTCTTCCAAAGCGTCGTCCGGCACCGCGTTTTCGAAGACCGCATCACGACAGACAGGGCAAGGCATGTGCAGCGTGATCCTCCTGCGTAGACCGGACGCGACCTGGCCGCTGGCCCTCGCCGGGAACCGTGACGAGATGGCCGGGCGGCCCTGGCGGCCCCCCGCCCGCCATTGGCCCGACCGCCCCAATGTGGTCGCCGGTCTCGACGAGCTGGCCGGCGGCTCCTGGATGGGGCTGAACGACGAGGGGGTGGCGGCGGTCATCCTCAACCGCTTCGGCACGCTGGGGCCGGAGGCCGGCAAGCGCTCGCGCGGCGAGCTGGTGCTGGACGCGCTCGACCATGCCGACGCCGCCGACGCGGCGCGCGGCTTCGCCCATCTCGACATCCGCGCCTACCGCCCCTTCAATCTGGTGATCGCCGACAACCGCGACGCCTATCTGGTGGTCCATCGCGGCGCCAACCCGCGCCACCGGCCGGAGGTGTCGTCGATCCCCGCCGGCGTCCACATGCTGACCGCCTTCGAGCTGGACGACCCGCAGGATCCGCGCACCGCCTTCTACCGCCCGCTGTTCGCCCATGCCGTGCCGCCCTCCGCCGACGCCGCCGACGCGGAGTCCTTCGGCTGGGGCGGCTGGCCCGAGCTGATGGGCAGCCGCATCTGGGAGGGGACGCCGGACGAGCGCGGCGCCATGGACTTCCTGCTGCCCGGCGGCTTCGGCACCTCGTCCAGCTCGCTGCTGGCGCTGCCCGCGGTGGAGCGCCCGGACCTGAAGCCGATCTGGCGCTTCGCCCCCGGCCGCCCGCACGCCGTGGACTATGCGCCGGTGGCGCTGTGAGGAATGGAGCGGCGGCGGCACAATCCTGCCCTCCGCCCCCCGTCGTTGTGTTCGCTCCCCCGGCTTGCTATATCACTGAAGCACATTCCTGGGCCGGCAAGCTCGCTTGACCGGTCCTTACGTATTTGGACGAAACACGCGATGACACGACGCCGGCGCATCTACGAAGGCAAGGCCAAGGTACTCTTCGAAGGTCCGGAGCCGGGCACCCTGGTGCAGTACTTCAAGGACGACGCCACCGCCTTCAACAACCAGAAGAAGGGCGTCATCACCGGCAAGGGGGTGCTGAACAACCGCATCTCCGAGTATCTGATGAGCCGCCTGTCCGAGATCGGCGTGCCGACGCACTTCATGCGCCGCCTGAACATGCGCGAGCAGCTGGTGCGCGAGGTGGAGATCATCCCGATCGAGGTCGTCGTGCGCAACGTCGCCGCCGGCAGCCTGTCGAGCCGCTTCGGCATTCCCGAGGGCACGCCGCTGCCGCGCTCGATCATCGAGTATTATTACAAGTCGGACGAGCTGAACGACCCGATGGTCTCGGAGGAGCACATCACCGCCTTCGGCTGGGCGGCTCCGCAGGATCTCGACGACATGGTCGCGCTCAGCTTGCGCGTGAACGACTATCTCTCCGGCCTCTTCCTCGGCATCGGCCTGCGGCTGGTGGACTTCAAGCTGGAGTTCGGCCGGCTGTGGGAAAATGAGGAGATGCGCATCGTCCTGGCGGACGAGATCAGCCCCGACAATTGCCGGCTGTGGGACGTCAAGACCAACGAGAAGCTCGACAAGGACCGTTTCCGCCAGGATCTGGGCCGTGTCGAGGAAGCCTATCAGGAGGTCGCGCGGCGCCTCGGCATCCTGCCGGAAGGCGGGCCGAGCGACGTCAAGGGTCCCAAGACGATCCAGTGATCAGTTACCATCCCCTTCCACCAACACCCCAAAACGAGCGGACATCCGATGAAGGCCAAGGTTCACGTCACCCTCAAGCGCGGCGTTCTCGACCCCCAGGGCAAGGCCATCGCGCACGCGCTGCACACGCTGGGCTTCGACGGCGTCGAGGACGTCCGCGCCGGCAAGGTGATCGAGCTCCAGCTCAAGAGCACCGACGAGGCGACCGCCCGCAAGGAGGTCGAGGCGATGTGCGGCAAGCTGCTCGCCAACACCGTGATCGAGGATTACGCCATCGAGCTGGTGGCCTGATCCACCCGGTCCGGGGCATGGGGCGCGGCCGATGAGCATCGCCTATCTGGCCGCGCTCGACCCCATCTTCGCCGAATGCCTGCGTGTCGGCGGCCCGGTGATCCGCGACTTCGTCCGGCCGACCGGCTTCGTCGGCCTGCTGCGCATGGTGATGGAGCAGCAGCTGTCCACCAAGGTGGCGCTGGCGCTCTGGGCCAAATTGCAGGAGCGGGTCGGCGGCCCGGTGACGCC from Azospirillum sp. B510 includes:
- a CDS encoding NRDE family protein, producing the protein MCSVILLRRPDATWPLALAGNRDEMAGRPWRPPARHWPDRPNVVAGLDELAGGSWMGLNDEGVAAVILNRFGTLGPEAGKRSRGELVLDALDHADAADAARGFAHLDIRAYRPFNLVIADNRDAYLVVHRGANPRHRPEVSSIPAGVHMLTAFELDDPQDPRTAFYRPLFAHAVPPSADAADAESFGWGGWPELMGSRIWEGTPDERGAMDFLLPGGFGTSSSSLLALPAVERPDLKPIWRFAPGRPHAVDYAPVAL
- a CDS encoding DUF1476 domain-containing protein gives rise to the protein MTTFDDREKAFETKFQHDEDLLFRIRARRDRLAGEWAADLMGLSGAEAEAYARQIVDTDIATPGPHDIRDRLRTDLHARGVDISDHRVEKQMAQFLDIARQQVNRD
- the purC gene encoding phosphoribosylaminoimidazolesuccinocarboxamide synthase: MTRRRRIYEGKAKVLFEGPEPGTLVQYFKDDATAFNNQKKGVITGKGVLNNRISEYLMSRLSEIGVPTHFMRRLNMREQLVREVEIIPIEVVVRNVAAGSLSSRFGIPEGTPLPRSIIEYYYKSDELNDPMVSEEHITAFGWAAPQDLDDMVALSLRVNDYLSGLFLGIGLRLVDFKLEFGRLWENEEMRIVLADEISPDNCRLWDVKTNEKLDKDRFRQDLGRVEEAYQEVARRLGILPEGGPSDVKGPKTIQ
- the purS gene encoding phosphoribosylformylglycinamidine synthase subunit PurS — translated: MKAKVHVTLKRGVLDPQGKAIAHALHTLGFDGVEDVRAGKVIELQLKSTDEATARKEVEAMCGKLLANTVIEDYAIELVA
- a CDS encoding N-formylglutamate amidohydrolase; this encodes MSLVIDDVLVRNDPAGHRLPVLFDSPHSGSVYPADFQVICPLPLLRQAEDTHVEELFASAPDHGATLLCALFPRTCIDVNRAVDDIDPALIDGDWPAPLRPTPRSTLGMGLIRSMLRPGVPLYDGKLPAAAVADRIDRYYRPYHAQMRLALDGLAARFGVVWHVNCHSMPSSLRPDGRDPLAVDFVIGDRDGTTSEPGFVRLVAETLRGFGHRVAINDPYKGVELLARYGEPARGRHSIQLEINRRLYMNEDTLERHDGFVRLKGEIDMLIRRIADYAGQHVLGRAAE